The following are from one region of the Ignavibacteriota bacterium genome:
- a CDS encoding oligopeptide transporter, OPT family has translation MAETKRFVPFVSPETSMAEFTIRALIIGLILAVVLGAANAYLGLKAGMTIAATYPAAVIGMALIKIMKGSILEENFTRTVGSIGESIAAGAIFTLPAFFIGGIWVPFFTTENFLISVAIMIAGGILGIMFVALLRRVMVEDVELPFPESVAAAEIHKAGRHGTGGSKFLFSAMGIGALIQALGQFKLFATSWTSMINVGKGHIFFRSPDVSPAYIGVGYIIGPRLASLNFSGGVLAWGLLAPTIAFFKYFSTETPADFDWATTMVQVWKDYVRPIAIGGMLVGAGFTLWRMRKSLMTGIARSISDVKKAATGEFVEIRTEKDISFKWVMIGILGTAVATFFIYNYFSQDIFAALVATIVMIVAGFFFAAVSGYLVGIIGSSNNPISGLTLSTLVVAAILMVALGMKGEAGVAAVLGVAAVVCVAAAVAGEMLQDLKAGHILGGTPWKMQVGDVIGVVVSAAVMFIPLLILHEGDIKSGGTGFGGDALPAPQASLMAILSKGIVAGQMDWILIFVGMLMGVGFILMNVKSPMLVSVGMYLPLGTTFAIFVGGLIKGIVEKYNDKKQFNDAQKSRVENTGILIAAGLIAGEALIGLLFAAFAFWEVSLFAFFAEPSFIISLIVFSFIGWLLVNIPLKNAGKPDDPPPPHVSM, from the coding sequence ATGGCCGAGACTAAACGATTTGTTCCCTTCGTCTCTCCTGAAACCTCAATGGCTGAGTTTACCATTCGTGCATTAATCATCGGTTTAATATTAGCTGTAGTTCTTGGTGCTGCAAATGCTTACCTGGGATTAAAAGCAGGAATGACAATTGCTGCTACATATCCTGCAGCAGTTATCGGGATGGCTTTGATAAAAATTATGAAAGGTTCTATTCTTGAAGAAAACTTTACCCGTACTGTTGGTTCAATTGGTGAATCAATAGCTGCAGGTGCAATCTTTACATTACCTGCATTCTTCATTGGTGGAATCTGGGTACCATTCTTTACAACTGAAAATTTTTTAATATCAGTTGCGATAATGATCGCAGGTGGTATTCTTGGAATTATGTTCGTTGCTTTACTTAGAAGAGTAATGGTTGAAGATGTTGAATTACCTTTTCCTGAGTCAGTTGCTGCTGCGGAAATTCATAAAGCTGGCAGACACGGCACCGGTGGTTCTAAATTTCTCTTCAGTGCAATGGGAATCGGTGCTTTAATTCAGGCACTTGGTCAATTTAAATTGTTTGCTACTTCCTGGACTTCAATGATAAATGTTGGTAAAGGACATATTTTCTTCCGCTCACCTGACGTTAGTCCAGCATATATCGGTGTTGGATATATTATCGGTCCAAGACTCGCATCTCTTAACTTTAGTGGTGGAGTACTAGCTTGGGGATTACTTGCGCCAACAATCGCTTTCTTTAAATATTTCAGTACAGAAACTCCTGCAGATTTTGATTGGGCTACTACTATGGTTCAGGTCTGGAAAGATTATGTGAGACCAATTGCTATTGGTGGAATGTTAGTTGGTGCCGGATTTACATTATGGAGAATGCGAAAAAGCCTTATGACAGGTATTGCACGCTCAATCAGTGATGTAAAGAAAGCTGCTACAGGTGAATTTGTTGAAATCAGGACTGAAAAAGATATTAGTTTTAAATGGGTGATGATAGGAATACTCGGTACAGCTGTCGCAACATTCTTTATTTACAACTACTTCTCTCAGGATATTTTTGCGGCTTTAGTAGCCACAATTGTTATGATTGTTGCTGGATTTTTCTTCGCAGCAGTTTCAGGTTATCTTGTTGGAATAATCGGTTCTAGTAATAATCCAATTAGCGGATTAACATTATCAACTCTCGTTGTTGCTGCAATTTTAATGGTTGCATTAGGAATGAAAGGCGAAGCAGGTGTTGCTGCCGTTCTTGGTGTTGCTGCTGTTGTCTGTGTTGCAGCAGCAGTTGCAGGTGAAATGCTTCAGGATTTAAAAGCAGGTCATATCCTTGGAGGAACTCCCTGGAAAATGCAGGTTGGTGATGTTATAGGTGTTGTAGTATCTGCGGCAGTTATGTTCATTCCGTTATTAATCCTTCACGAAGGAGATATTAAATCAGGAGGAACAGGATTTGGTGGAGATGCTCTGCCAGCTCCTCAGGCAAGTTTGATGGCAATTCTTTCTAAGGGAATTGTTGCAGGTCAGATGGATTGGATTTTGATTTTCGTTGGAATGCTTATGGGTGTTGGTTTTATTCTGATGAATGTAAAAAGTCCGATGCTTGTAAGCGTTGGAATGTATCTTCCATTAGGTACTACTTTTGCAATTTTTGTTGGCGGATTAATTAAAGGTATTGTGGAAAAATATAATGATAAGAAACAATTCAACGATGCACAGAAATCGCGTGTAGAGAACACCGGGATATTGATTGCTGCGGGTTTAATTGCCGGAGAAGCTTTGATCGGATTGTTATTCGCGGCATTTGCGTTCTGGGAAGTTTCTCTCTTTGCATTTTTCGCAGAACCGTCATTCATTATCAGCTTGATTGTATTTTCATTTATTGGCTGGCTGCTCGTTAACATTCCACTGAAGAATGCAGGCAAGCCTGACGATCCGCCGCCTCCGCATGTTTCTATGTAA
- a CDS encoding four helix bundle protein, with protein MNRDELKKRTKEFALRIIKLVNALPNNSAGRVIGNQLLRSGTSLGANYRAACRAKSKSDFIYKINIV; from the coding sequence ATGAATCGAGATGAACTGAAAAAGAGAACAAAAGAGTTTGCACTTCGAATAATCAAACTTGTCAATGCACTACCAAATAATTCAGCTGGTCGGGTTATTGGGAATCAATTGCTTAGATCAGGAACATCTTTAGGTGCAAATTACAGGGCTGCTTGCAGGGCAAAATCCAAATCTGACTTCATTTATAAAATCAATATTGTTTAA
- a CDS encoding TIGR02757 family protein, whose translation MTLHDKLEYHYKAFDKTKIEPDPLQFPHRFNDENDIEVMAFIASVFAFGNMKQIISSLNKFLLICNNKPYEFIKKSSLQISNSHKSFTHRFYSSEDIFNFFQLLKIAYDEFGSLNNLFLVGNNAGEENLKNSITFFNKYFLEKANEKFRTLSRGIAFMFPLPEKGSACKRMNLFLRWMVRKDELDFGLWTCLSGRQDEIPTSKLIIPVDTHIARICKQLKLTKKKNVSWKMAEEITNNLKKFDPNDPVKYDFALCHIGMRKQVF comes from the coding sequence ATGACGCTTCACGATAAACTTGAATATCATTACAAAGCCTTCGATAAAACAAAAATTGAACCAGACCCACTTCAATTCCCGCATCGATTTAACGATGAAAATGATATTGAAGTAATGGCATTCATAGCTTCGGTTTTTGCTTTTGGAAATATGAAGCAAATAATAAGCTCGCTTAATAAATTTTTACTTATTTGTAATAATAAACCTTACGAATTTATCAAAAAAAGTTCTTTGCAAATATCAAATTCACACAAATCATTTACGCATAGATTTTATTCTTCGGAAGATATATTCAACTTTTTTCAGTTGTTAAAAATCGCTTATGACGAGTTTGGTTCACTTAACAATTTATTTCTTGTCGGAAACAATGCTGGGGAAGAAAATCTTAAAAACTCTATCACATTTTTCAATAAATATTTTCTTGAAAAAGCAAATGAAAAATTCAGGACATTAAGCAGAGGAATAGCTTTTATGTTCCCATTACCTGAAAAGGGAAGTGCCTGCAAACGAATGAATCTTTTTCTTCGCTGGATGGTTCGAAAAGATGAACTCGATTTTGGTTTATGGACCTGCCTGTCCGGCAGGCAGGATGAAATTCCAACTTCAAAACTTATTATTCCTGTTGATACTCACATTGCCAGAATCTGTAAGCAGCTCAAATTGACGAAAAAGAAAAATGTAAGCTGGAAAATGGCAGAGGAAATTACCAACAATCTAAAAAAGTTTGATCCAAATGATCCTGTAAAATATGATTTTGCGTTATGCCATATCGGAATGAGAAAGCAAGTCTTCTAA
- a CDS encoding DUF1579 domain-containing protein gives MKIHKMTFLFLSILFCSVNIINGQQENPQAEEMKAWTEYMTPGPMHEMLATSVGDWKTISRFWMDASGEPMETEGTRKTEMILGGRYQKSTHNSTMMGMLTEGLFLIGFDNATQEFTAVWIDNIGTGTAIANGSYDESTKSINLKGTMVDPMSKSNVNFREVYKYLDNDHHLLEMYIVVDGEESKLMEIEFFRQ, from the coding sequence ATGAAAATTCATAAAATGACATTTCTTTTTTTATCAATACTTTTCTGTTCGGTTAACATCATTAATGGTCAGCAAGAAAATCCTCAGGCAGAAGAAATGAAAGCCTGGACAGAATACATGACACCAGGACCGATGCATGAAATGCTGGCAACGAGTGTTGGAGATTGGAAAACTATTTCAAGATTTTGGATGGACGCATCAGGCGAACCAATGGAAACAGAAGGAACAAGAAAAACTGAAATGATACTTGGTGGTAGATATCAAAAATCAACGCACAACTCCACTATGATGGGAATGTTGACAGAAGGATTATTTCTCATAGGTTTTGATAATGCAACTCAGGAATTTACTGCAGTTTGGATTGATAATATCGGAACAGGTACAGCAATCGCAAATGGAAGTTATGACGAAAGCACGAAATCAATTAATTTGAAAGGCACTATGGTTGATCCGATGAGTAAATCGAATGTTAATTTCAGAGAAGTCTATAAATATTTAGATAACGATCACCACTTGCTTGAAATGTATATTGTCGTTGATGGAGAAGAATCTAAGTTAATGGAAATAGAATTTTTCAGACAATAA
- a CDS encoding GNAT family N-acetyltransferase, which yields MNKDLKIKLKSKFKFYPVTKINWKDFENLFGEKGACAGCWCMYWRMRRKDYDLQRGSGTKKIMKNLVNNGTVPGIIAYDNNKPVGWCSVAPREDFPVLENSRVLKRIDEKPVWSIVCFFIQKEFRKKGLSLELLNAAITFVKMNKGKIIEGYPVEPKSGKTADVFAWTGLASAFRKAGFKELERRSETRPIMRYII from the coding sequence ATGAATAAAGACTTGAAAATAAAACTCAAATCAAAATTCAAATTTTATCCCGTCACAAAAATTAACTGGAAAGATTTCGAAAACTTGTTTGGCGAAAAAGGTGCGTGTGCTGGTTGCTGGTGTATGTATTGGCGAATGCGCAGAAAAGATTATGATTTGCAGCGTGGTTCTGGTACAAAAAAGATAATGAAAAATCTCGTTAATAATGGAACCGTTCCGGGAATAATCGCTTATGACAATAATAAACCCGTTGGATGGTGTTCAGTTGCGCCGCGAGAAGATTTTCCGGTGCTAGAAAATTCAAGAGTGCTTAAAAGAATTGATGAAAAACCAGTCTGGTCAATCGTATGTTTTTTTATTCAGAAAGAATTTCGTAAAAAAGGTTTGAGCCTGGAATTACTGAATGCAGCAATAACATTTGTAAAAATGAATAAAGGAAAAATTATTGAAGGTTATCCGGTCGAACCAAAATCCGGAAAAACTGCTGATGTATTTGCCTGGACAGGTTTAGCATCAGCATTCAGAAAAGCAGGATTTAAAGAACTTGAAAGAAGGTCTGAAACCAGACCTATAATGAGATATATTATATAA
- a CDS encoding nucleotide sugar dehydrogenase — translation MTDKKFEKNLLCIGAGYVGGPTMAMIAHKCPQYKITVVDVMPEKIAAWQTDDLPIYEPGLLELVKSCRGKNLFFSTDVEKGIKESDIIFISVNTPTKTFGEGAGKSADLQYWEKTARDILRIADSDKIIVERSTLPVKTAIAMERILSLNDKGLKFEVVSNPEFLAEGTAIRDLENPDRVLIGSKETESGLKARNEIVEIYANWIPRSHLVTSNQMSSELSKLVANSFLAQKISSINSISALCEKVDADVREVSKAIGMDTRIGDKFLNASVGFGGSCFKKDILNLVYLCETFGLNEVATYWENIVKMNDYQMNRFVQTIMKAMFNTITNKRIALFGFAFKANTSDTRETAALYVTRKLMTEKAKVVISDPKAIKNAKNDLKEYGNDIEYQEDPYKAAKGAHAIAVITEWDLYKKLDYEKIYADMEKPAFIFDGRNILDHEKLFKIGFEVHLIGKPPLIHFKED, via the coding sequence ATGACAGATAAAAAATTCGAGAAAAATTTATTGTGTATTGGCGCAGGTTATGTTGGTGGTCCAACAATGGCAATGATTGCTCATAAATGTCCTCAGTATAAAATAACAGTAGTTGACGTTATGCCTGAAAAGATTGCTGCCTGGCAAACAGATGACTTACCAATTTATGAGCCTGGTTTACTTGAATTAGTAAAATCCTGCCGAGGAAAGAATCTTTTTTTCTCCACAGACGTTGAGAAAGGTATCAAAGAATCGGATATCATTTTTATTTCAGTAAATACACCAACTAAAACTTTTGGTGAAGGCGCCGGGAAAAGTGCTGACTTGCAATATTGGGAAAAAACTGCCAGAGATATTTTAAGAATTGCTGATTCAGATAAGATTATTGTCGAAAGATCCACATTACCTGTAAAAACAGCCATTGCAATGGAAAGAATATTGAGTCTTAATGACAAAGGATTAAAATTTGAAGTAGTATCCAATCCTGAATTTCTCGCCGAAGGAACTGCGATCAGAGATCTGGAAAATCCCGATAGAGTATTAATTGGCTCAAAGGAAACTGAAAGTGGATTGAAAGCAAGAAATGAAATCGTTGAGATTTATGCTAATTGGATTCCAAGAAGCCATCTTGTTACAAGCAATCAGATGAGTTCAGAATTGTCGAAACTCGTGGCAAACTCTTTTCTTGCACAAAAAATATCCTCAATAAATTCCATTTCAGCATTGTGTGAAAAAGTAGATGCTGATGTGCGCGAGGTTTCCAAAGCTATTGGAATGGATACAAGGATCGGTGATAAATTCTTAAACGCAAGTGTTGGTTTTGGTGGTTCATGCTTTAAGAAAGATATTTTGAATCTCGTTTATTTATGTGAAACTTTTGGATTGAATGAGGTTGCCACATATTGGGAAAACATTGTTAAGATGAATGACTATCAAATGAACCGGTTTGTTCAAACCATTATGAAAGCAATGTTCAACACTATCACTAATAAGAGAATCGCGCTATTCGGTTTTGCATTTAAAGCCAATACAAGCGATACAAGAGAAACAGCAGCATTATATGTTACAAGAAAATTGATGACTGAAAAAGCGAAGGTTGTAATCTCAGATCCCAAAGCAATTAAAAATGCAAAAAATGATTTGAAGGAATACGGAAATGATATAGAATATCAGGAAGATCCTTACAAAGCTGCAAAAGGTGCACACGCAATAGCTGTTATTACTGAATGGGATTTATACAAGAAGTTAGATTACGAAAAAATTTATGCGGATATGGAAAAGCCTGCATTCATTTTTGATGGGAGAAATATTCTTGACCACGAGAAGTTATTTAAAATTGGTTTTGAAGTTCATCTTATTGGTAAACCACCTTTGATTCACTTTAAAGAAGATTAA
- a CDS encoding pyridoxine 5'-phosphate synthase — protein MRFTLNIDHVATLRNARGENQPDPITAALIAEQAGVDGIVFHLREDRRHINERDVRLLRELVTTKLDFEMAAVPEIIKIACDVGPELATLVPEKRQELTTEGGLNVIDNSSLIKATIEELHTSDIDVSIFTEPDILQIDASAELGADFIEIHTGVFANALTEEEQFDELERIRGAAKHAKKLGLGVNAGHGLNYQNIKIFRELDDIDEVSIGHSIIARAVYVGIEEAVKEMIRLINHK, from the coding sequence ATGAGATTTACTTTAAATATTGATCATGTAGCAACTTTAAGAAATGCAAGAGGTGAAAACCAACCAGACCCGATAACTGCAGCGCTGATTGCAGAGCAGGCTGGAGTTGATGGAATTGTTTTTCATCTAAGAGAAGATCGAAGACATATCAATGAAAGGGATGTGAGACTGCTTCGTGAGCTTGTCACAACAAAGCTTGATTTCGAAATGGCAGCGGTTCCTGAAATTATCAAGATTGCCTGTGATGTTGGACCAGAATTAGCAACACTCGTTCCTGAAAAAAGACAAGAACTAACAACAGAAGGAGGATTAAATGTTATCGACAATTCCTCTTTAATAAAGGCAACTATTGAGGAACTCCATACCTCAGATATCGATGTTTCAATATTTACCGAGCCGGATATACTTCAAATTGATGCATCAGCAGAATTAGGTGCTGACTTTATTGAGATTCACACAGGAGTGTTCGCAAATGCATTAACTGAAGAAGAACAGTTTGATGAACTCGAGAGAATCAGAGGTGCTGCAAAGCATGCAAAGAAACTTGGTCTCGGAGTTAATGCTGGTCATGGTCTGAATTACCAGAATATCAAAATTTTCAGAGAGCTTGATGACATTGACGAAGTAAGTATTGGTCACTCAATAATTGCACGAGCAGTCTATGTGGGAATTGAAGAAGCTGTGAAAGAAATGATAAGGCTCATCAATCATAAATAA
- a CDS encoding CPBP family intramembrane metalloprotease codes for MRVSDFKSEINQLVEIIRKMDRKVIVIFLSVAFIQTISWYYASRNFFRFNFFPLYQNDPNVYLYEYLYWFVSDFITLFLLSILIIKFVLKEEIQEYGLRIGDYKAGLQFSAIFLVVMIMIIWFISAAPDFADKYPHLQSTKNSWKEFYIYEAGMLLYMISWEFIWRGFMLFGLKEKFGYYSVLIQMIPFVILHNGKPIPETFGAIAGGIALGILAFRTNSIYYCIITHIGVMYSIDLISTLRYRANDYGFGVESLFNIITKIF; via the coding sequence TTGAGAGTTTCTGACTTTAAAAGTGAAATCAACCAGCTTGTCGAAATCATTCGTAAGATGGATAGAAAAGTTATTGTAATTTTTCTATCAGTTGCTTTCATACAAACTATCTCATGGTACTATGCTTCAAGAAATTTTTTCAGATTTAATTTTTTCCCGCTCTATCAAAATGATCCAAATGTTTATCTGTACGAATATCTTTACTGGTTTGTATCTGATTTTATAACGTTGTTTCTTCTTTCAATTCTGATTATAAAATTTGTTCTTAAAGAAGAAATTCAAGAGTATGGTTTGCGGATTGGTGATTACAAAGCAGGATTACAGTTTTCAGCGATATTTCTTGTCGTTATGATTATGATTATTTGGTTCATTTCAGCAGCTCCGGATTTTGCAGATAAATATCCACATCTTCAATCGACAAAAAATAGTTGGAAAGAATTTTATATTTATGAAGCCGGAATGCTATTGTATATGATTAGTTGGGAATTTATCTGGCGTGGTTTTATGCTTTTCGGATTAAAAGAAAAATTTGGTTATTACTCTGTGCTGATTCAAATGATTCCTTTTGTAATTTTACATAATGGAAAACCGATTCCTGAAACATTTGGTGCAATTGCCGGCGGTATTGCATTGGGGATACTGGCGTTCCGGACAAATTCTATTTATTATTGTATTATTACTCATATCGGTGTAATGTATTCAATAGATTTAATTTCAACATTGAGATATCGTGCTAATGATTATGGTTTCGGAGTAGAATCATTATTTAATATCATTACTAAAATCTTTTAG
- the groES gene encoding co-chaperone GroES, translating to MSKLKLNPLADRVVVKPAEAEEKTRGGIILPDTAKEKPVEGTVVASGPGKVADSGELVKMSVKVGDKVLYGKYSGTEVTIDGEEYLIMRESDIFAIVP from the coding sequence ATGAGTAAACTAAAACTCAATCCACTTGCTGACAGAGTTGTTGTTAAACCAGCCGAAGCAGAAGAAAAAACCAGAGGAGGTATAATCCTTCCTGATACAGCCAAAGAAAAACCAGTTGAAGGAACTGTTGTTGCATCAGGTCCGGGGAAAGTTGCAGATAGTGGTGAGCTGGTTAAAATGTCAGTCAAAGTTGGAGATAAAGTTCTTTATGGAAAGTACAGTGGAACTGAAGTTACGATAGATGGCGAGGAATATCTCATCATGCGTGAGAGTGATATCTTCGCAATAGTTCCTTAA
- the groL gene encoding chaperonin GroEL (60 kDa chaperone family; promotes refolding of misfolded polypeptides especially under stressful conditions; forms two stacked rings of heptamers to form a barrel-shaped 14mer; ends can be capped by GroES; misfolded proteins enter the barrel where they are refolded when GroES binds), with protein MAKLIEYNTDARSGLKAGVDKLADAVKVTLGPKGRNVILEKKFGAPTVTKDGVTVAKEIELENNIENMGAQMVREVASKTSDVAGDGTTTATVLAQAIYREGLKNVTAGANPMDLKRGIDVAVNKVVEYLKSISKDVEGRNEIAQVGAISANNDKSIGDLIADAMEKVGKDGVITVEEAKGTDTSLEVVEGMQFDRGYLSPYFVTDAESMEAKLEDPMILIHDKKISAMKDLLPVLEKVAQQGKALLIIAEDLEGEALATLVVNKIRGTLKVAAVKAPGFGDRRKAMLEDIATLTNGTVISEERGFKLENATISYLGTAKKVVIDKDNTTIVEGAGKTDDIKKRINEIKAQIDKTTSDYDKEKLQERLAKLSGGVAVLKIGASTEVEMKEKKSRVEDALHATRAAVEEGIVAGGGVALVRAINVLDKVQGENIDQTTGVKIIQKALEEPLKQIVNNAGVEGSVVLQKVKEGKDDFGFNAQTEKYENLIKAGVIDPTKVTRTALENAASVSSLLITTEAVIYEKKEKEPAMPPMPHGGGMGDMY; from the coding sequence ATGGCAAAATTAATTGAATATAACACTGATGCAAGAAGCGGATTGAAAGCTGGTGTCGATAAACTGGCAGACGCTGTAAAAGTTACACTCGGTCCCAAAGGTCGTAATGTAATTCTTGAAAAGAAATTCGGAGCACCAACTGTAACTAAAGATGGTGTTACTGTAGCAAAAGAAATTGAACTTGAAAACAATATTGAAAATATGGGTGCACAGATGGTTCGAGAAGTTGCATCCAAAACAAGCGATGTTGCTGGCGATGGAACGACAACAGCAACTGTTTTGGCTCAAGCAATTTATAGAGAAGGTTTGAAAAACGTAACCGCTGGCGCAAATCCAATGGATTTGAAAAGAGGAATTGATGTTGCGGTTAATAAAGTTGTTGAGTATTTGAAATCAATCAGTAAAGATGTTGAAGGTAGAAATGAAATTGCACAGGTTGGAGCAATTTCTGCGAATAACGACAAATCAATTGGTGATCTTATTGCTGATGCAATGGAAAAAGTTGGTAAAGATGGTGTCATTACTGTTGAAGAAGCAAAAGGAACTGACACCTCTTTAGAAGTTGTTGAAGGAATGCAATTTGATCGTGGATATCTATCTCCATACTTTGTAACAGATGCTGAATCAATGGAAGCAAAACTTGAAGATCCAATGATTCTCATTCACGATAAAAAAATATCAGCAATGAAAGATCTTCTTCCTGTGCTGGAAAAAGTCGCACAGCAAGGTAAAGCTTTACTTATAATCGCAGAGGATCTCGAAGGCGAAGCTCTGGCAACCTTGGTTGTAAATAAAATCCGTGGAACCCTAAAGGTAGCAGCTGTAAAAGCTCCCGGTTTTGGTGATAGAAGAAAAGCAATGCTTGAAGATATAGCAACATTAACTAATGGTACTGTTATCTCCGAAGAGAGAGGATTCAAATTAGAAAATGCTACCATATCTTATCTTGGTACTGCAAAGAAAGTAGTTATTGATAAAGATAACACAACTATCGTTGAGGGCGCTGGTAAAACAGATGACATCAAAAAAAGAATTAATGAAATAAAAGCACAAATTGATAAGACAACATCCGATTACGATAAAGAAAAACTTCAGGAAAGGTTAGCAAAACTATCCGGCGGAGTTGCAGTATTGAAAATTGGTGCTTCAACTGAAGTAGAAATGAAAGAGAAAAAATCTCGTGTTGAAGACGCTTTACACGCTACCCGTGCAGCAGTTGAAGAAGGAATAGTTGCCGGAGGCGGTGTTGCTTTAGTGAGAGCTATTAACGTTCTCGATAAAGTACAGGGTGAAAATATAGATCAGACCACCGGAGTGAAAATAATTCAGAAAGCTCTTGAGGAACCACTTAAGCAGATTGTAAACAACGCTGGCGTTGAAGGTTCAGTTGTATTACAGAAAGTTAAAGAAGGCAAAGATGATTTCGGATTTAATGCTCAAACTGAAAAGTATGAGAACCTGATTAAAGCTGGTGTTATTGATCCAACTAAAGTTACAAGAACCGCTTTAGAAAATGCTGCTTCAGTTTCATCATTATTAATTACCACTGAAGCCGTTATTTATGAAAAGAAAGAAAAAGAACCAGCAATGCCGCCAATGCCTCATGGTGGTGGTATGGGTGATATGTATTAA
- a CDS encoding ABC transporter ATP-binding protein, with product MLRLSNLTKKFGNFTAVNNINLEINAGDFFGFLGQNGAGKTTTIKIITGLYSPTNGTVNIGGYDIQKNHLEAKRLIGYIPDQPFLYEKLTGKEYLYFCGGLYDIDKIKLRIKVDETIDLLKIDDWIDKRTEEYSQGMKQRIAIASALLSDPRLLLVDEPMIGLDPQSAFIVKNVLKEKAAEGVAVFMSTHSLNVAEEICSRIGIIKAGKMIFEDEKDEVEKIKGTDHQNLESLFLHMTK from the coding sequence ATGCTCAGATTATCAAACCTCACTAAAAAATTTGGAAATTTTACTGCGGTAAATAATATCAACCTTGAAATTAATGCAGGTGACTTTTTCGGATTTTTAGGGCAAAATGGCGCCGGAAAAACTACAACTATTAAAATAATCACAGGTTTATATTCACCTACAAATGGAACGGTAAACATTGGTGGTTATGATATTCAGAAAAATCATCTTGAAGCAAAAAGATTGATTGGCTATATCCCAGATCAGCCTTTTCTTTATGAGAAATTGACCGGCAAGGAATATCTGTATTTCTGCGGCGGTCTTTATGATATTGACAAGATTAAGTTACGGATTAAAGTCGATGAGACAATTGATCTGTTGAAAATTGACGATTGGATTGACAAACGTACCGAGGAATATTCACAAGGTATGAAGCAAAGAATTGCAATTGCGTCTGCTCTGCTCAGTGACCCGCGATTACTTTTAGTTGATGAACCAATGATCGGTTTGGATCCTCAAAGTGCATTTATTGTAAAGAATGTATTGAAAGAAAAAGCAGCGGAGGGAGTAGCAGTCTTTATGTCCACTCACAGTTTGAATGTTGCAGAAGAGATCTGTTCAAGAATTGGAATTATTAAAGCTGGAAAAATGATTTTTGAAGATGAAAAGGATGAGGTTGAAAAAATTAAGGGCACAGATCATCAAAACCTCGAATCATTGTTTTTACATATGACAAAATAG
- a CDS encoding diadenosine tetraphosphatase has product MVAVIGDIHGCFHTLRKLYDLILTKYPDIPVCAVGDLVDRGKFSYEVVEFIKKNKITFTAGNHDYMFYYFIKHPSSMLGRSWVFNGSETTLDSYSNRFVEMNKHLNFIIKAPLILDLSDCFICHAGISSYYTRKLGKHPLADKQKLISIIEKDLNTDRGILWTRDKLLNLGKLQVVGHTRFQDITYDEGSDTVYIDTAACSGNKLGAVIINESSIVDKLSVPTDKIDIT; this is encoded by the coding sequence ATGGTAGCAGTAATTGGGGACATCCACGGTTGTTTTCATACATTAAGAAAATTGTATGATTTGATATTAACAAAATATCCTGACATTCCTGTTTGCGCTGTTGGAGATCTTGTTGATAGGGGAAAGTTCAGCTATGAAGTTGTTGAATTTATTAAAAAAAATAAAATAACTTTTACAGCCGGCAACCACGACTACATGTTTTACTATTTCATAAAGCATCCATCAAGTATGCTCGGAAGATCCTGGGTATTTAACGGTTCTGAAACCACACTCGATTCATATAGCAATCGATTTGTGGAAATGAACAAGCATCTTAACTTCATTATTAAAGCACCATTGATTCTTGATTTGAGTGATTGTTTCATTTGTCACGCCGGTATCTCAAGTTATTATACGAGGAAACTCGGTAAACATCCGCTCGCAGATAAACAAAAACTTATAAGTATCATAGAAAAGGACTTGAATACAGACCGCGGAATTCTTTGGACACGAGATAAGTTGTTAAACCTTGGGAAACTTCAGGTCGTAGGTCATACTCGTTTTCAGGATATAACTTATGATGAAGGTAGTGATACAGTTTATATTGATACTGCTGCTTGCTCGGGAAATAAGCTCGGAGCCGTGATTATTAATGAAAGCAGCATTGTTGATAAATTATCTGTACCCACTGATAAAATAGATATCACTTAA